In Corythoichthys intestinalis isolate RoL2023-P3 chromosome 4, ASM3026506v1, whole genome shotgun sequence, a genomic segment contains:
- the LOC130914366 gene encoding sialic acid-binding Ig-like lectin 5 isoform X1: MTRLAVKIFLLFGLVRGIFCQEFLSSMPSSVQILTGSCFFVPCTFTVHPYYDYYLDNTCAVIWKSLDTNMEVFHSKVTEEVNAKFNLLQGNVVGNLLEKNCSTILEPKSSVQAGSYYLRLECYYQLRYNFKNTFVRWDFQDSVPKPTIEPTTVEVEEGTTVALKCQAPIFCPTSPPLLTWAPELGTVKEEVEANVTAVMTFDTTYLHDNVDVTCSAVYRRQEGYSELSTEQALTLRVKYAPKDTSVSASPPGSLPDGSAVTLKCNGVANPPITDVSWYRVNDNGATLVGSGQEITFNVTKLSGDSYYCENHNIRGAQSAEPLTIDVTFAPEFLSSSDCQAMSNGIQCSCISQANPPPLLQWKLLGVLVENSNQHTVTEQSLDKFTRKTVVIFKSLDSGTSLVCASYNQFGPELLAFDLPDSGVTTVVCSVVGVLALLILILVLLYIWRKPKFHFPARWRRANRNAGDLTTNMSNFPCGKRQHEQTAVLPLTKSNGIIWGSNLKREPEP, translated from the exons atgacACGCTTGGCTGTGAAGATTTTTCTGCTTTTTGGCCTGGTTCGAG GCATCTTCTGTCAGGAATTTTTGAGTAGCATGCCGTCGTCCGTGCAGATCCTGACCGGCTCATGCTTTTTTGTTCCGTGCACATTCACCGTACACCCGTATTATGACTACTACCTGGACAACACCTGTGCAGTCATTTGGAAGTCCTTAGACACAAATATGGAAGTGTTCCACTCCAAGGTGACGGAGGAGGTCAATGCCAAGTTCAACTTACTGCAGGGAAATGTTGTTGGAAATCTGCTG GAAAAAAACTGTAGCACCATCCTGGAACCCAAGTCGTCAGTGCAAGCCGGCTCTTATTACTTGAGGCTGGAGTGTTACTACCAACTTCGTTACAACTTTAAGAATACATTTGTTAGATGGGACTTTCAAG ACTCAGTGCCAAAACCCACTATCGAACCTACAACGGTGGAGGTTGAGGAGGGTACCACGGTGGCCTTAAAGTGTCAAGCGCCAATTTTTTGCCCGACGTCACCCCCGCTGTTGACATGGGCGCCAGAGTTAGGCACTGTAAAGGAGGAAGTGGAAGCAAACGTCACAGCGGTCATGACTTTTGACACCACTTATCTGCACGACAATGTTGATGTGACTTGCAGCGCCGTCTACAGGAGGCAAGAGGGATATTCTGAGCTTTCCACGGAACAGGCGTTGACGCTTCGGGTTAAAT ATGCTCCTAAGGACACGTCAGTTTCGGCATCGCCACCCGGCTCTTTGCCCGACGGCAGCGCCGTCACTTTAAAGTGCAACGGTGTGGCCAACCCGCCGATCACTGACGTCAGCTGGTACCGCGTGAACGATAACGGTGCGACACTGGTGGGTTCGGGCCAAGAGATCACCTTTAATGTCACCAAGCTCTCAGGGGACAGCTATTATTGTGAAAACCACAACATCCGCGGAGCACAGTCTGCCGAGCCCCTCACCATCGATGTCACAT TCGCCCCCGAGTTCCTGAGTTCTTCCGACTGCCAAGCCATGTCGAACGGCATTCAGTGTTCCTGTATCAGCCAGGCCAACCCGCCGCCTTTGCTGCAGTGGAAACTGTTGGGAGTGTTGGTCGAGAACTCCAACCAGCATACTGTCACGGAGCAGTCCCTCGACAAGTTCACTCGCAAAACCGTCGTCATCTTTAAGAGCCTGGACAGTGGAACTTCTCTTGTTTGCGCCAGCTACAACCAGTTTGGGCCGGAACTTCTAGCTTTCGACCTGCCTGACTCAG GTGTGACGACTGTGGTGTGTTCTGTTGTGGGAGTGCTGGCTCTGCTGATATTGATTCTCGTGCTTTTGTACATTTGGAG GAAACCCAAATTCCACTTCCCAGCGAGGTGGAGACGCGCAAATAGGAACGCAGGCGATCTGACCACCAATATG AGCAACTTCCCATGTGGAAAACGTCAGCATGAGCAAACTGCGGTCCTGCCACTGACCAAGTCCAACGGCATCATATGGGGTAGCAACTTAAAACGCGAACCCGAACCATAA
- the LOC130914366 gene encoding sialic acid-binding Ig-like lectin 5 isoform X2 gives MTRLAVKIFLLFGLVRGIFCQEFLSSMPSSVQILTGSCFFVPCTFTVHPYYDYYLDNTCAVIWKSLDTNMEVFHSKVTEEVNAKFNLLQGNVVGNLLEKNCSTILEPKSSVQAGSYYLRLECYYQLRYNFKNTFVRWDFQDSVPKPTIEPTTVEVEEGTTVALKCQAPIFCPTSPPLLTWAPELGTVKEEVEANVTAVMTFDTTYLHDNVDVTCSAVYRRQEGYSELSTEQALTLRVKYAPKDTSVSASPPGSLPDGSAVTLKCNGVANPPITDVSWYRVNDNGATLVGSGQEITFNVTKLSGDSYYCENHNIRGAQSAEPLTIDVTFAPEFLSSSDCQAMSNGIQCSCISQANPPPLLQWKLLGVLVENSNQHTVTEQSLDKFTRKTVVIFKSLDSGTSLVCASYNQFGPELLAFDLPDSGVTTVVCSVVGVLALLILILVLLYIWRKPKFHFPARWRRANRNAGDLTTNMVSQQFGLNKSNPTEVQNEQLPMWKTSA, from the exons atgacACGCTTGGCTGTGAAGATTTTTCTGCTTTTTGGCCTGGTTCGAG GCATCTTCTGTCAGGAATTTTTGAGTAGCATGCCGTCGTCCGTGCAGATCCTGACCGGCTCATGCTTTTTTGTTCCGTGCACATTCACCGTACACCCGTATTATGACTACTACCTGGACAACACCTGTGCAGTCATTTGGAAGTCCTTAGACACAAATATGGAAGTGTTCCACTCCAAGGTGACGGAGGAGGTCAATGCCAAGTTCAACTTACTGCAGGGAAATGTTGTTGGAAATCTGCTG GAAAAAAACTGTAGCACCATCCTGGAACCCAAGTCGTCAGTGCAAGCCGGCTCTTATTACTTGAGGCTGGAGTGTTACTACCAACTTCGTTACAACTTTAAGAATACATTTGTTAGATGGGACTTTCAAG ACTCAGTGCCAAAACCCACTATCGAACCTACAACGGTGGAGGTTGAGGAGGGTACCACGGTGGCCTTAAAGTGTCAAGCGCCAATTTTTTGCCCGACGTCACCCCCGCTGTTGACATGGGCGCCAGAGTTAGGCACTGTAAAGGAGGAAGTGGAAGCAAACGTCACAGCGGTCATGACTTTTGACACCACTTATCTGCACGACAATGTTGATGTGACTTGCAGCGCCGTCTACAGGAGGCAAGAGGGATATTCTGAGCTTTCCACGGAACAGGCGTTGACGCTTCGGGTTAAAT ATGCTCCTAAGGACACGTCAGTTTCGGCATCGCCACCCGGCTCTTTGCCCGACGGCAGCGCCGTCACTTTAAAGTGCAACGGTGTGGCCAACCCGCCGATCACTGACGTCAGCTGGTACCGCGTGAACGATAACGGTGCGACACTGGTGGGTTCGGGCCAAGAGATCACCTTTAATGTCACCAAGCTCTCAGGGGACAGCTATTATTGTGAAAACCACAACATCCGCGGAGCACAGTCTGCCGAGCCCCTCACCATCGATGTCACAT TCGCCCCCGAGTTCCTGAGTTCTTCCGACTGCCAAGCCATGTCGAACGGCATTCAGTGTTCCTGTATCAGCCAGGCCAACCCGCCGCCTTTGCTGCAGTGGAAACTGTTGGGAGTGTTGGTCGAGAACTCCAACCAGCATACTGTCACGGAGCAGTCCCTCGACAAGTTCACTCGCAAAACCGTCGTCATCTTTAAGAGCCTGGACAGTGGAACTTCTCTTGTTTGCGCCAGCTACAACCAGTTTGGGCCGGAACTTCTAGCTTTCGACCTGCCTGACTCAG GTGTGACGACTGTGGTGTGTTCTGTTGTGGGAGTGCTGGCTCTGCTGATATTGATTCTCGTGCTTTTGTACATTTGGAG GAAACCCAAATTCCACTTCCCAGCGAGGTGGAGACGCGCAAATAGGAACGCAGGCGATCTGACCACCAATATGGTGAGTCAACAGTTTGGTTTAAACAAATCAAACCCGACCGAAGTCCAGAACG AGCAACTTCCCATGTGGAAAACGTCAGCATGA